From a region of the Dermatophagoides farinae isolate YC_2012a chromosome 3, ASM2471394v1, whole genome shotgun sequence genome:
- the LOC142597410 gene encoding LOW QUALITY PROTEIN: uncharacterized protein LOC142597410 (The sequence of the model RefSeq protein was modified relative to this genomic sequence to represent the inferred CDS: deleted 1 base in 1 codon), producing MTLIYLSILFIFYYILLSIIRKMFYRILDVETKVISEDIDEKETMEFWQGLCKSEDSETNHDDLINTLEPIQIWIDNNNEDETKEFIEQSIKYLPNWKTPGHDHVHNFFIKKIHALHDKIKEIICEIISNPEIIDEEFYIGTTYLIPKVNNASQPNELRPITCLPNLYKLVSKVMASILARICDVNNIISINQMGTRRACQGAKQQALINKNINIKYNNSLATSWIHWRKWASKQITKNQQVMLNLKTCLDK from the exons ATGACGCTAATCTATTTATCTATtctatttatattttattatatattattatctatTATCAGGAAGATGTTCTACAGAATATTGGACGTAGAGACAAAGGTAATAAGTGAAGACATCgacgaaaaagaaacaatggAATTTTGGCAAGGCTTATGCAAGTCTGAAGACAGTGAAacaaatcatgatgatcttATCAACACATTGGAGCCCATACAAATATGGAtagacaacaataatgagGATGAAACGAAAGAATTTATCGAGCAATCGATTAAATATCTCCCCAATTGGAAGACACCAGGCCATGATCATgtccataattttttcatc aaaaaaatccatgcaCTGCATgacaaaatcaaagaaataaTATGCGAGATTATATCAAATCCGGAAATAATAGATGAAGAATTTTACATTGGAACGACATATCTCATCCCGAAAGTCAATAATGCAAGTCAACCAAATGAGCTACGACCAATAACATGTCTACCAAATCTCTACAAACTAGTAAGCAAAGTGATGGCATCGATATTAGCTAGAATATGTGACGTAAATAACataatatcaatcaatcaaatgggCACGAGAAGAGCATGTCAAGGAGCAAAACAACAAGCcctcatcaacaaaaacataaacatcaAGTATAACAATAGCTTAGCAACTTCATGGATACATTGGAGAAAATGGGCTTCGAAACAAATAACCAAAAATCAGCAAGTAATGTTGAATCTGAAAACGTGTTTGGACAAGTAG